The Humidesulfovibrio mexicanus genomic interval CCCTTGCCAAGCGTGGAGGACACGAAGCGCCGGAGCAGCCACACGGTGAACAGGGTGCCCAGCATCACGAAGATGAGCATCCAGGGGATGTCCACCACGGCCTTCATGCCGTTTTCCGTGGCGCTCATGCCCATGAATCCGCGCGGCCCGCCCACTATCTCCATGTTGTTGATGGCCGAGATGACGATGTAATTGGCGGCCAGGGTGATGATGGCCAGGTAGTCGCCCCGCGTCTTGAAGGAGGGGATGGCCACCACCAGACCGGCCAGGGCCGCCGCCACGGAGCCCACCAAAAGCGCCAGGGGGAAGCCCACAAGCGCCAGTTGGCCGGGCAAAAGCGGCGCGCCCAGGATGGCGTTCTTGCTGAACAGCAGCACGGTGCAGATGGAGGAGACGTAGGCCCCCACGCACATGAAGCCGCCGTGCCCGCAGGAGAACTCGCCCATGTAGCCGTTCACCAGGTTCAGGCTGGTGGCGAGCATGATGTTGACGCCCATGAACATGAGCACGGAGATGTAATAGCTGTCCAGCACGCCGAACTGCGCCAGGACGGCGATGCAGGCCATGAAGGCGAAAACGCCGATGGTGACGATGTGTTTCTGCATTGGCTGGCCCCGCCTAGATCTTGGTGGTCTGCGCCACGCCGAAGATGCCGGTGGGCCTGAGCCAGAGGATGATCAAAAGCACCGAGAAGGCGAAGAGGTCGCGCAGGGTGCTGGGGAACACCGCCACAACGCCGATCTCGATGAAGCCGAGCAGGAAGCCGCCCACGATGGCGCCCCGGATGTCGCCGATGCCGCCCACCACCGCCGCGATGAAGGCCTTCCACCCGATGAGCGCGCCCATGTACGGTTCGAGGATGGGGTAGCTCATGGCGAAGAGGATGCCCGCCAGCCCCGCCATGCCGGAACCCAAGATGAAGGTGAACACGATGATGGTGTCCAGCGGAATGCCCATGAGCGGGATGGCGAACTTGTCGTAGCTGATGCCGCGCATGGCCATGCCGATCTTGGTCTTGCTGACGATGGTCTCCAGGAAGAAGAACACCAGGATGGCCGCCACGATGACGATGACCTTGAGGTTGGTCACGGACACGCCGCCGCCCAGATCCCACACCACCTTGTCGATGAGGTCGGGGAAGCGTTTGCGGCTGGCGCCGAGCAAGGCCAGGTTGCCGTTCTCGAGCATGAGGCCGGCCATGAGGGCGGTGATGACCACGTACAGCCGGTTGGCGCCCTTGCGGCGCAGGGGGCGGTACATGGTGCGCTCCAGCGCCACGCCCACGAAAGATGTCAGCACCATGGTCACCGGCACGGTGATGGCGAGGGCCAGGGCCGGGTTCAGACTCATGCCCAGGGCGAAGCCATCGCTTGTGCCGAGCAGCGTCACCGCCACGAAGAAGGCGATGTACGCGCCCACCATGAAAATGTCGCCATGGGCGAAGTTGATGAGCCGAAGCACGCCGTAGACCAGGGTGTAGCCCAGGGCGATGAGGGCGTAGAAACTGCCGAACTGCAACGCGTTCAGGATATGCTGAAAGATTTCCACCGGGGGCACCTTGGCTTTGAGAGTGAGCCTGCGCGCGGCCGGGTCCGCACAAGCCTGCGCCCTGTGTCGGGCGGGTGCGGCGGGAACGCCTTGGCGCGCAAAACAAGGCGGCGGGGACCGTTAAAGCGGCCCCCGCCGCGCGTCATGCCATTCGCGCGTCTACTCGGGGCAGACGGATTCCTTGAACTCGAACTTGCCCTCCGGGCTGATCTGGACCACCACGGCGCACTTGTTGGGGTCGCCGGTGCCGGCGAACTTCATGTTGCCGGTAATGCCCGCGAACTCCTTGATGTTGGCCAGGGCGTCGCGCACGAGCTTGCGCTGGGCCTTGATGTCCTTCTCCACCTTGCCGGCGGACTGGATGGCCTGGAGCACCAGGCGGGTGGCGTCCCAGGTGAGGGCGGCCACGTCGTCCGGAACGTACTTGTACTTGGAGTTGTAGCGGTCGATGAACTCCTTGGTGGCGCCCTGCGCGCCGGCCGCGGCATAGTGGGTGCTGAAGAACTGGCCGATGCAGTCCTTGCCGCACAGGGTCATCAGCTCGGCCGAACCCCAGGCGTCGGAGCCCATGAACGGACCCTGGTAGCCCAGGTCGTGGGCCTGCTTCACGATGAGCGCGACCTGATTGTAGTTGTCGGGGACGAAGATGAAGTCAGGCTTGGCGGCGATGATCTTGGTCAGCTGGGCGGAAAAATCCTGGTCCTTGGTGCCGTGGGACTCGAAACCGACCACGGAGCCCTCGCCGTTCTTCTTCTCCCACTCGGCCTTGAAGATCTCGGCCAGGCCCTTGGAGTAGTCGTTGGCGATGTCGAAAATGACCGCGCTGGTCTTGGCGCCGAACTGCTTGGAGGCGAAATTGACGGCCACGGGACCCTGGAAGGGGTCCAGGAAGCAGGCGCGGAACACCCAGGGGCGGTCCTTGGTGGTGTCCGGGTTGGTGGACCAGGGGGTCACCATGGGCACCTGGGAGTCGTTGCAGGTGGCGCCGGCCGGAATGGCCTGCTTGGAGGAGTTGGGGCCGACGATGGCCACGACGTTGTCCTGGTTGATGAGCTTCAGCGCGGCGTTGACGGCGCTTTCGGCCTTGGCTTCGTTGTCCTGGTAGATGAACTCGAGCTTGTACTTCTTGCCGCCGACCTCAAGGCCGCCAGCGGCGTTGATGTCTTCCTTCAGCATTTCGGCGGCGAATTTGGAAGCCTCGCCCACCTTCGGGATATCGCCGGTCAGTTCCAGGTTGAAGCCGACTTTGATCGTGTCGCTGTCCTTGCCGCAGCCCATGAGCGCAAACGCGCCCAGGGAAAGGGCAAGAACGGCCATCAGCACCTTGACTGTCATCGTTTTCATCGTTCCTCCTCCGAAATTTGTAAAAAACCACCAGGCCAATTAGTGTATTTCCCATTAACCCAAACGGAAATGGAGTTCAAAGGATTTTTTCCCGAAAGCGGGTCATTTGCCCGCGTACCGAATTTTATTCTTCTTCCACATGGAGCACGCCGCGTTGCCTGCGGCGGCGATTTGGTGTAATTCCCCACCCTGCGCCAAGAAATCGTTCGTACAACGAAAACGGAGCCCCCATGTCAGAAAAAGCAGTGCGCAAGGTGCTGGAGCACGCCCGCGAAGGCCTGAACGTCCGCGAGGCGTTCTTTGAGGAAAACGCGCAGCATCTGGTGGACATCGCCAAGACCATGGCCCTCGCCCTTACCGAAGGAGGCAAGGTTCTTTTCTGCGGCAACGGCGGCAGCGCCGCCGACAGCCAGCACCTGGCCGCCGAATTCGTCAACCGCTTCCGCCTGGAGCGCCCGCCCCTGCCCGCTCTGGCGCTCACCACGGACACCTCCATCCTCACCGCCATCGGCAACGACTACGGCTTCGACCTGGTGTTCGTGAAACAGGTGCAGGCGCTTGGCCTTGCCGGGGACATCCTCATCGGCATCAGCACCTCCGGCACCAGCAGGAACGTCATCGCGGCCCTGCGCGAGGCCAAGGCGCGGGGGCTGGTGACCATCGGCATGTGCGGTTCGGCCACCGGGGAGATGGAGCCGCTCTGCGACCACCTCATCAGCGTGCCCAGCCGCGACACGGCCCTCATCCAGGAGGTGCACATCGCCGCCGGCCACATGCTGTGCCACGTGGTGGACCACTTTCTCTTCGAGGCGGTGATGGAGCTTGGCCGAAGCTAGGTCCAGACCCAGCGGCGGCGGCGGCTTGGCCGTTGCCGTTGCCACACTGGGCCCGGTGGGCCGGATGCCCGGAGCTCCGGGCACATGGGGTTCGCTGGCGGCCCTTCTGGCCGCGCCCTGGTGCTTCACCCCGCTGCCGATTGGCGCGCGCGTTGGCGTGTTGTGCCTGGTGCTCGTTCTGGGGGCATGGACCGCGGGCAGGGCCGAAAAGGCCTTGGGCGGCAAGGATCCTGGCTGCGTGGTGGTGGATGAGCTACTGGGGCAGTGGACCGCCTTCGCCCCGTTTCACCTGGCGGGCTGGACACGGGCCATGCCGCTGGAGATGCTGGCCCTGTTCGTCCTCTTCCGCATCTTCGACATTTTGAAGCCCTGGCCCATACGGCAGGTCGAGCGCACCGTTCCGGGCGGGTTCGGCATCATGCTGGACGATCTGCTGGCCGGATTGCTGGCCGCCGGGGCCTACGCCTTGTTGCGGCCCCTGGTCTAGGCCCACCAGCACCCGCCCAGGGCCGTCCCTGAACCGGAGTCGGCCGCCATTCGCCCCCCCATTCCCGCGCCGCATCCCGGACGCAAAAAACCGCCGCTGCCCGAAGGCAACGGCGGTTTGTACGTGCGTTCGCGGCAGCAGGCTAGTTCTGCAGCTTGAACTCGTCGCGGCGGTTCTTGGACCAGGCGGCCTCGTTGTGGCCCGGGTCCATGGGGCGCTCCTTGCCGTAGCTCACGATGGTGATGCGGCTGTCGGGAATGCCCAGCTGGTTCAGGAACTCCTGAGAGGCCTTGGCGCGACGCTCGCCCAGGGCGAGGTTGTACTCGCTGGTGCCGCGCTCGTCGCAGTGGCCTTCAACAACGATGTTGAACAGGGAGTACTTCTTCATGGCCTCGGCCTTGGCGTTCAACACCTCGCGGCTCTCCGGGGTCAGCTCAAAGGAGTCGAAGGCGAAGAAGATCATGTTGCCGAGTTCGCGCTGGGCAGCCTCACGCTGCTGGGCGCGCAGTTCGTCCTCGGTGAGGGCGCGCGGAGCCGGAGCGGGCTGGTTCTGCCAATCGGTATCCTTGTCCGAAATCTCGACCTTTGTGGCCGAGGCGGGCATGACGTCGGCGGACTTCTTGGCGCAACCGGCGCCCAGGGCCACCAACATGCACATCATCAGAATGCTTCCCCAAATACGTTTGGCGTTCATGATTCCTCCTTCAATTCCCTTGCGTTTGCGCAGGTGATGCGTCCGGGATGTTCAAACAATCCGCCACCAAAAGCTCTTTCCAGGCGAAGATATTCCGCCTGTTTCCACCGAAAAGCAAGCTCCTTTTTCACCGCGTCTAGTTGAGGGCCGGAGCCACGCCCCAGGCCGGGGCCATGGCGTCGCCGGGACCGGTGGGCAACTGCCGTGCCGCATCGCCATAGCGCGTGGTGATGAAGATCTTGCTGCCGCCGTTGCGGGTTGAGGAAAAGGAGATGAAATACCCGTCCGGGTCGAAGCTCGGATCCTCGTCGCTGCCGGGTCCGAAGGTGATCTGCCGCTCCTGCCCGGCCACCAGGTCGCGCACGAAGATGCGCTGCCCTTCCGGGGTGAGGCGCGCAAAGGCCACGAAGCGTCCGTCCGGGCTCAGGGTGGGCCGGGTGTTGTAGCTGCCCTCGTAGGTGATGCGCTCGACAGCGCCGGTGTCGCGGTTGAGCAGAAAAATCTGCGGTCCGCCGAGCCTGCCGGAGCAGAAGGCCATCTTCCGGCCGGAAAGGTCGAAGGCGGGCGAGACGTTGATGGCCCAGCTGGGGGCCAGCGCCTTGCCGGGATTCATGTGCTCGTCCAGCAGGTAGATGTCTGGATTGCCGCTTGTGGACAGGGAAATGGCGATGCGTCCGTCCGGGGTGTAGGTGGGGCTGATGGCCACGTTGCCCGCGAACTTGCGCAGGCGCGACACGCGCGTGTTGCGGTCCCATATGCCCAGGCGGTGCCCGCGGTCGGAAATGTTGGTGTAGGCCACATACCGCCCGTCCTTGGACCAGGAGGGGCTCACGTTGTAGCCGTTGTCGTTGGTGATCTGCGTAAGCCCGCGGCCCAACGCCGAGGAGGTGAACAGCTCCTTGCCGCCATTGACCTTCTTGGAGAAGGCGAGTGTCGAGTCGAAGAAGCCGCTCTTGCCGGTGAGCACGCGCATGAGCTGCGCGCAAAAGCGGTCGGCCACCAGGGCCACCCCCCCGTCATCCACCTGGCTGTAGCCCTTGCCCAGAAGCAGCTTGCGCGTGTAGGTCTCGTACACGCGGGCCTCTATGTCCTGGCCGCGCCCGCCCACGGTCATCACCAGGTCTATGCGGCCAAGCTGCAGGGGCTTGAAGTCGATTTCATCAGCCTTGAGCCCTTTGCTGGGATCGCCGCCCAACACCTCGCTCATGTAGGCCAGCCGCAAAAAGGGCAGGTAGCTGATGTCGCTCTGCACGGTTTCGGCGAACCGCTTGGCCAGCGCGCTGCTGCCAGGGCCGCCTGGGCCGCGCGCGGGCAGCACGAGAATGTTCACCTTGTTCTGGCCGGGACCAAAAATATCCACGGACAGGGCGTCGCCAGCGTGGCCGCCCTTGGCCAGCAGCAGAACCATGAGGCAGGCAAGAATCAAGGTCTTGAGTTTCATTGCGTTCTCGGGGATGCTGAAGCTATTTCAGCATTTCCTGCAGGTTGAAGGTGATGCGCAGGGTGTCCAGGGTCTTCACGCGCGGGGGGGGCAAGGTTTCGGTCTGGGCCACGGCGTTCATGGCCGAATTGTCGAAAATTTGGTTGCCGGAAGACGTGACGACCTTTGACCCCAGGATCTTGCCCTGCCGCGGGTCGATCTTGATCTCCAGGGTCACGGCCACGTTGGTCTCGGTGCCGAAGGCCGGGTACCGCCAATTCTTTTTGATGATCTGCTTCACGATGTCGCCGTAGACGCTCATGAGCCCTGTGCCCGTGCCGCCCGCGCCCGTGCCCTTGCCGCCGCCCGCGCCGCCGGGGCCGGTGCCTCCTGCCGTAAAGATGTTGCCGCCCGTGGACTTGCGCAGGGCGGCCAGCTCGCCCGCCACGGGGTCGGGCTTGGCGGCCGGGGCCTTGGCTGTCTTGGCCTTGGCGGAAACGTCCTGCTTCACATCCTGCAAGGCCTGCTTGAGCAGCTCTTCCTTGGTGGGCTTCTTCTCCTCCGGCTTGGCGGGCTGCGGCGGGGTCTTGTCTTCCTTCTTCTCCGGCTTGGGCTTTTCCTCCACCTTCTTTTCACTGATGGCCTTGGCGTCGTCCACCTTGGGGGCGGGCTTGGGCTCGGGCTTGGCCTGGGCGGGCGCCGGCGGGGGGGCGATGGCGGCGGCGGCCTGCTCCTCCTGCTGGCCTTCGGCCAGGGCCGGGGGCGCTCCGGCGGCCTCGCCGGTCTCCCCTGCGGCCGGATCCTCGGAAGGATTCAGAGACACCAAATCCACAGTGTACATGGGCTTGTCCATGTCCACCTTGAGTGTGGCGCTCAGGTTCATCATGGCCAGGGTCACAAGCATGGCGTGCAGCGCCAGCGAAAGCATGAACCCTGTGGAACGTCGGGATTCCCGCACGGATGTTCCCTCTCGGCCCGAAAGCTACGGCTTTCCAGGCTGTTGCGCCGCCCCGGCGGCCGGGGCCTTCTCTTCGCTCGACTCGGCCACGATGCCGAGCTTCTCGATGCCCACGCTCTTGATCTCGCCCATGACCTTGACCACGATGCCGTAGGGGACTTCCTGGTCGGCACGCAGGTACAGCTGCTTTTTCTGGTTCACCACCAGGTTCAGCAAATGGTTCTGCAAATCCTCGAAGGGCACGTTGTACTCGTCGAGGTACAGGCCGCCGTCCTTCTTGACGGTGAGCACCAGATGGTCGCTGCCCGCAGGCAGGGTGCGCACGCTGCGGGTCTTGGGCAGGTCCACGTCCACGCCTTGCGTCAGCATGGGCGCGGTGACCATGAAAATGATGAGCAGCACCAGCATCACGTCCACAAAGGGCGTGACGTTGATCTCGGCAAGGTAGCCCCGCTTGCCGCCGTCTTTGCCGACGCTTGCGCCCATGGCCGCCTCCTACTGGTTCCGGGAGCCCGGCCCGGACGCCCAGGAGACTTCGCGCTCCACGCGGTTCAAGAATGCGCCCGCGAAGTTCACCAGCTCGGTCTCCACCTCGCCCAGCATGGCGTTGAGGTAGTTGTAGGCAATGGTGGCGGGGATGGCCACCACCAGCCCGATGGCCGTGGCGATGAGGGCCTCCGAGATGCCGGGGGCCACGGTGGCGAGCGCGGCCGACTGCGACAGGCCGATGGAATGGAAAGAGTGCATGATGCCCCACACCGTGCCGAAGAGCCCGATGAACGGCGCGGCGTTGGCGCAGGTGGCCAGAAACGAGAGCGATGCGGACAGGCGCTTCATCTCCTCGGAAACGCCCTGGCGCAGCACGCGCCGGAGGGTGTCCTTCACCAGCATCCGCTTGCGGTCGCGCTCGATGTCGGCGCGCTCCAGCTTGCGGAACTCGCCCACGGCCAGCAGCCCCACCTTGGACAGGGGCGAGGTCTCGTCGCGGCTGATGGCGGAAAGCCCCTCGGAGAGGTCCGCCGCGTCGTTGAACAGGGCATAGCCCCGCGCCACCTGCTTTTTGGCCCGATTGTACAGGATCAGCTTATGAAAAATGATGGTCCAGCTCCACAGGGACATGCACACGAGGAACCCCATGACCAGCTGCACGCCCAGCGTGGCGCTCAGGAACATGCTCCAAAATCCGCCTTCAGGCACCATGCGCGTCTCTCCTCTTGGGCAGCGGCGGCGTTCGCCTGCCGCGTGCGAGTGTGTCCCGGCCGCAGCCGACCGGGGCCATGCGAAAAACCTAGCGGCGCGCGCGGGCGCGCTGCACAATGTCCCAGGCGTTCTGCGCCGCCTGGGCGATGTCCTCGGGCGTGAGCCCCGCGCCCAGCCCCACCTTCTGGCGCATCTCGCGCGAGACCAGGTCGCCCGGCGCATGGGCGTCGTTGTCGATGACCAACCTGGCCCCGCAGCGTTTGGCCATGGCCGCCACGTGGCCGTTGGCGTAGCTGTGGCCGCGCCGGGTGGTGATCTCCAGCGCCACGCCGCGCTCTGCGGCCAGCCGGGCCTCCACCTCGGTGATGAGCCCCGGATGCGCCAGCACGTCCACCCCGGCCTCGATGGCGGCGAGGTTGGTGCCCTGGGCCACGGGCTCCACCACGGTCTCGCCGTGGCAGACGACGATCTGCGCCCCGGCCTCGCGGGCCATCTGCGCAAACTCGGCCATGAGGGCGGGCGGCACATGGGTCAGCTCCACCCCGGCCAGCACCTCCATGTCGAAGAAGTGCGCGTAAGACACCGTAAGACGGCGGACGTTGTCCAGAATGAGGGGGATGTTGCTGGCGTCGGCGTGGTCGGTAATGGCGATGGCGCGGTACCCGGCCACCTTGGCCCGGCGGATGAGCTCCGCCGGAATCAGCTCGCCGTCGCTGAAGGTGCTGTGCGTGTGCAGGTCGATCATGCTCGCCTCACATCTTGTACTTAAGCTCGTCCGGGGAGAGGTTTTCCAGCTCCTCGGTCCACTTGTCGCGCTCCACGCCGGAAAACTGGGCCTGCGCGGCCTCCAGGGTGCGGGTGCCCGCCTGGTCCAGCACGCGCCGGGCCACGCGCACCGGCAGGCCGAAGCGCGCGGCCAGGGCTATGGCGTCGGACGGACGGCAATCCACCCGCAGAACCTCGCAGCCCTCGCCCTCGCCCCGCAGCAGCACCAGCTCGGCGTAAAACGTTCCCTCGCGCAGGTCCACCACCTCGGCGGCGGACAAGCGCGCCCCCAGGGCCTTAACCACGCGGCCCATGAGGTCGTGGGTCATGGGCCGGGGCGTCTCCACGGCGTTTATGGCCAGGGAAATGGCCATGGCCTCCACCGGCCCCACCCATATGGGCAAAGCCAGGTCGCTGGCCTCGTCCTTCAGGATGATGACCGGCGACTGGGCCTTTTCGTCCACGGCGAGGCCGAAAATCTTCATCTCTACCATGGCTGGCCCGCCCTCTCTCCCACCAGGGAGTGGTTCTTGGCTTCGACGATGCGCGCACGCACGAGCAGACCCGCGGGATCGCGCCGGAAGCCGTCCGGAGCGCCACCGCCCGCGTCGTCCAGGCGCAGGTTCACCACGCGCCCGGCCTCGTCGCGGCCACGCCAGAAGGACGGACCCTCGTCCTGTTTGCGGCTTTTGGCCTCCAGCAGCACAACGGCCTCGCTTCCCTCCAATCTTTTTAGAGTTTCTTTAGTAATGTCATTCTGCAAAGACTGCAAGCGCAACAATCGCGCCTGGGCAACGGTTTCGTCAATCTTCGGCGTCATGCGCACGCTGGCCGTGCCGGGCCTGTCGGAATAGCGGAACGAGAAGCTGGACTCGAAGCGCACGCGCTCCATCATGTCCAGGGTCTGGGCGAAATCGTCCTCGGTCTCGCCGGGGAAGCCCACAATGAGGTCCGTGGTGAGCGCAATGTCCGGCCGGGCCGCGCGCAGCCCCTCGACGATCCCCAGATACCGCGTCCGGTCGTACTTGCGGCCCATGCGCGCCAGCACGGCGTCGCTGCCCGCCTGCAGCGGCAGGTGCAGGGCCGGGCACAGGTTCGCAAGCTCCCCGAAGGCGCGGATGACCGCCGGGTCGATGTCCTTGGGGTGCGAGGTGGTGAAGCGCAGGCGCACAAGGCCGGGGATGGCCGCCACCCGGCGCAGCAGTTCGGCGAAGCCCACGCCGCAACCGCCGGAATCAAGGCCGTAGGAATTCACGTTCTGGCCAAGCAGGGTGATCTCGCGCGCGCCCTGCTCCACGCGGGCGCGGCACTCGTCCAGCACGGCCTGGGGTGCGCGGGACTTCTGCCTGCCGCGCGTATGGGGCACGATGCAGTAGGCGCAGAAATTGTCGCAGCCTTGCATGATGTTCACAAAGGCCTGGGCCGGTCCGGCGTCGGGCTCGCCCGCGTCGGCGTCAAAGGCGGGAGCGGGGTGCGGGGCGTGGGGATGCAGCACGTCCTCGCGTTCCGGGTAGGCGGGCAAAAAATCCAGCAGGGCCACGCGGGCGTCCGGCTCCGCGGCCAGACGGTCAAGGGCGTCGGGCGCGGCGGCGATGCCGTCGGTGCCGAAGACCAGGCGCACAAAGGGAAAGCGCTCGAAAAACCCCTGGCCGATCTGCTGGGCCACGCAGCCGCCCACGGCGGCCAGCAGGCCGGGCTTGCCGCGCCGATAGGCCGCCAGACGGCCAAGCTCGCTGTACACCTTCTGTTCGGGTTTTTCGCGTACGCTGCAGGTGTTGACCACGAAACACCAGGCGTGCTCCTCCGTGGTTTGCCGCCACCCGCGCGCCACAAGGGCGCGGGTCAGCCAGTCCGAGTCGCCCACGTTCATTTGGCACCCGAAGGTGATGATGTGAAAGGTCTTGTCCAAGAACACTCCAAAAACGTTTCAAGCACCCGCACTCCCCGTGCGGAAGCGGGCATATTCCCCTTCCGGCCGCAGGTCAACGGTCCGCAACGGCTGTCCCCCTGCACCCGGCGGCGGCAGGCCATGCCGACTTCAAAACCGTCGTGCGCCGAAAAAGGGCACAAGCATGGGCACGCGCGCGGCATAATCCCGCCATGCCGAGCCGAGTTCGGCGGCCAGCCTGCGCTCCTCCAGCCAGGTTCCCAGCACCATGTACGCGCAGCCGAACAGCGTGAACACCAAGGAGCCCAGGCTTTGCGTCGGCTGGCAGGCCAGGATGAGGATGCCGCCCGCGTGCATGGGGTGGCGCACCAGCCCGTAGGCCCCGGTGGTGCGGAACTGTCGCCGGATGTCCGGGCCG includes:
- the miaB gene encoding tRNA (N6-isopentenyl adenosine(37)-C2)-methylthiotransferase MiaB → MDKTFHIITFGCQMNVGDSDWLTRALVARGWRQTTEEHAWCFVVNTCSVREKPEQKVYSELGRLAAYRRGKPGLLAAVGGCVAQQIGQGFFERFPFVRLVFGTDGIAAAPDALDRLAAEPDARVALLDFLPAYPEREDVLHPHAPHPAPAFDADAGEPDAGPAQAFVNIMQGCDNFCAYCIVPHTRGRQKSRAPQAVLDECRARVEQGAREITLLGQNVNSYGLDSGGCGVGFAELLRRVAAIPGLVRLRFTTSHPKDIDPAVIRAFGELANLCPALHLPLQAGSDAVLARMGRKYDRTRYLGIVEGLRAARPDIALTTDLIVGFPGETEDDFAQTLDMMERVRFESSFSFRYSDRPGTASVRMTPKIDETVAQARLLRLQSLQNDITKETLKRLEGSEAVVLLEAKSRKQDEGPSFWRGRDEAGRVVNLRLDDAGGGAPDGFRRDPAGLLVRARIVEAKNHSLVGERAGQPW
- a CDS encoding bifunctional nuclease family protein, translating into MVEMKIFGLAVDEKAQSPVIILKDEASDLALPIWVGPVEAMAISLAINAVETPRPMTHDLMGRVVKALGARLSAAEVVDLREGTFYAELVLLRGEGEGCEVLRVDCRPSDAIALAARFGLPVRVARRVLDQAGTRTLEAAQAQFSGVERDKWTEELENLSPDELKYKM
- a CDS encoding branched-chain amino acid ABC transporter permease — protein: MEIFQHILNALQFGSFYALIALGYTLVYGVLRLINFAHGDIFMVGAYIAFFVAVTLLGTSDGFALGMSLNPALALAITVPVTMVLTSFVGVALERTMYRPLRRKGANRLYVVITALMAGLMLENGNLALLGASRKRFPDLIDKVVWDLGGGVSVTNLKVIVIVAAILVFFFLETIVSKTKIGMAMRGISYDKFAIPLMGIPLDTIIVFTFILGSGMAGLAGILFAMSYPILEPYMGALIGWKAFIAAVVGGIGDIRGAIVGGFLLGFIEIGVVAVFPSTLRDLFAFSVLLIILWLRPTGIFGVAQTTKI
- a CDS encoding D-sedoheptulose 7-phosphate isomerase, whose protein sequence is MSEKAVRKVLEHAREGLNVREAFFEENAQHLVDIAKTMALALTEGGKVLFCGNGGSAADSQHLAAEFVNRFRLERPPLPALALTTDTSILTAIGNDYGFDLVFVKQVQALGLAGDILIGISTSGTSRNVIAALREAKARGLVTIGMCGSATGEMEPLCDHLISVPSRDTALIQEVHIAAGHMLCHVVDHFLFEAVMELGRS
- a CDS encoding energy transducer TonB translates to MRESRRSTGFMLSLALHAMLVTLAMMNLSATLKVDMDKPMYTVDLVSLNPSEDPAAGETGEAAGAPPALAEGQQEEQAAAAIAPPPAPAQAKPEPKPAPKVDDAKAISEKKVEEKPKPEKKEDKTPPQPAKPEEKKPTKEELLKQALQDVKQDVSAKAKTAKAPAAKPDPVAGELAALRKSTGGNIFTAGGTGPGGAGGGKGTGAGGTGTGLMSVYGDIVKQIIKKNWRYPAFGTETNVAVTLEIKIDPRQGKILGSKVVTSSGNQIFDNSAMNAVAQTETLPPPRVKTLDTLRITFNLQEMLK
- the tolQ gene encoding protein TolQ — protein: MVPEGGFWSMFLSATLGVQLVMGFLVCMSLWSWTIIFHKLILYNRAKKQVARGYALFNDAADLSEGLSAISRDETSPLSKVGLLAVGEFRKLERADIERDRKRMLVKDTLRRVLRQGVSEEMKRLSASLSFLATCANAAPFIGLFGTVWGIMHSFHSIGLSQSAALATVAPGISEALIATAIGLVVAIPATIAYNYLNAMLGEVETELVNFAGAFLNRVEREVSWASGPGSRNQ
- a CDS encoding ABC transporter substrate-binding protein, with the translated sequence MKTMTVKVLMAVLALSLGAFALMGCGKDSDTIKVGFNLELTGDIPKVGEASKFAAEMLKEDINAAGGLEVGGKKYKLEFIYQDNEAKAESAVNAALKLINQDNVVAIVGPNSSKQAIPAGATCNDSQVPMVTPWSTNPDTTKDRPWVFRACFLDPFQGPVAVNFASKQFGAKTSAVIFDIANDYSKGLAEIFKAEWEKKNGEGSVVGFESHGTKDQDFSAQLTKIIAAKPDFIFVPDNYNQVALIVKQAHDLGYQGPFMGSDAWGSAELMTLCGKDCIGQFFSTHYAAAGAQGATKEFIDRYNSKYKYVPDDVAALTWDATRLVLQAIQSAGKVEKDIKAQRKLVRDALANIKEFAGITGNMKFAGTGDPNKCAVVVQISPEGKFEFKESVCPE
- a CDS encoding protein tolB codes for the protein MKLKTLILACLMVLLLAKGGHAGDALSVDIFGPGQNKVNILVLPARGPGGPGSSALAKRFAETVQSDISYLPFLRLAYMSEVLGGDPSKGLKADEIDFKPLQLGRIDLVMTVGGRGQDIEARVYETYTRKLLLGKGYSQVDDGGVALVADRFCAQLMRVLTGKSGFFDSTLAFSKKVNGGKELFTSSALGRGLTQITNDNGYNVSPSWSKDGRYVAYTNISDRGHRLGIWDRNTRVSRLRKFAGNVAISPTYTPDGRIAISLSTSGNPDIYLLDEHMNPGKALAPSWAINVSPAFDLSGRKMAFCSGRLGGPQIFLLNRDTGAVERITYEGSYNTRPTLSPDGRFVAFARLTPEGQRIFVRDLVAGQERQITFGPGSDEDPSFDPDGYFISFSSTRNGGSKIFITTRYGDAARQLPTGPGDAMAPAWGVAPALN
- a CDS encoding phosphatidylglycerophosphatase A family protein, which encodes MAVAVATLGPVGRMPGAPGTWGSLAALLAAPWCFTPLPIGARVGVLCLVLVLGAWTAGRAEKALGGKDPGCVVVDELLGQWTAFAPFHLAGWTRAMPLEMLALFVLFRIFDILKPWPIRQVERTVPGGFGIMLDDLLAGLLAAGAYALLRPLV
- a CDS encoding branched-chain amino acid ABC transporter permease, whose translation is MQKHIVTIGVFAFMACIAVLAQFGVLDSYYISVLMFMGVNIMLATSLNLVNGYMGEFSCGHGGFMCVGAYVSSICTVLLFSKNAILGAPLLPGQLALVGFPLALLVGSVAAALAGLVVAIPSFKTRGDYLAIITLAANYIVISAINNMEIVGGPRGFMGMSATENGMKAVVDIPWMLIFVMLGTLFTVWLLRRFVSSTLGKGVPAICQDEIAAEIMSVDTNRMKLIAFMLSSGLAGLAGGLYAHILGYVNPQSFDIMRSTEIMVMVYLGGMGSLSGATLAAVLFTVLMEALRFLGVWKWVVIPLVLILLMQFRPEGLMGNKELSDLFPKLRKYYSFK
- the tolR gene encoding protein TolR yields the protein MGASVGKDGGKRGYLAEINVTPFVDVMLVLLIIFMVTAPMLTQGVDVDLPKTRSVRTLPAGSDHLVLTVKKDGGLYLDEYNVPFEDLQNHLLNLVVNQKKQLYLRADQEVPYGIVVKVMGEIKSVGIEKLGIVAESSEEKAPAAGAAQQPGKP
- the pal gene encoding peptidoglycan-associated lipoprotein Pal, which encodes MNAKRIWGSILMMCMLVALGAGCAKKSADVMPASATKVEISDKDTDWQNQPAPAPRALTEDELRAQQREAAQRELGNMIFFAFDSFELTPESREVLNAKAEAMKKYSLFNIVVEGHCDERGTSEYNLALGERRAKASQEFLNQLGIPDSRITIVSYGKERPMDPGHNEAAWSKNRRDEFKLQN
- a CDS encoding histidinol phosphate phosphatase domain-containing protein translates to MIDLHTHSTFSDGELIPAELIRRAKVAGYRAIAITDHADASNIPLILDNVRRLTVSYAHFFDMEVLAGVELTHVPPALMAEFAQMAREAGAQIVVCHGETVVEPVAQGTNLAAIEAGVDVLAHPGLITEVEARLAAERGVALEITTRRGHSYANGHVAAMAKRCGARLVIDNDAHAPGDLVSREMRQKVGLGAGLTPEDIAQAAQNAWDIVQRARARR